One segment of Melospiza melodia melodia isolate bMelMel2 unplaced genomic scaffold, bMelMel2.pri scaffold_34, whole genome shotgun sequence DNA contains the following:
- the LOC134434305 gene encoding olfactory receptor 14C36-like, translated as MSNSSSIRHFLLLALADTRQLQLLHFCLLLGISLAALLGNGLIISAVACGHHLHTPMFFFLLNLALSDLGSICTTVPKAMHNFLWDTSTISYSGCAVQLFMLVFFIGTEVSLLTIMCYDRYVSICKPLHYRTLLGSRACAHMAAAAWASAFLNALVHTANTFSLPLCHGNALGQFFCEIPPILKLSCSHSKLREHGIIVVNVCLSFGCFVFMVFSYVQIFRAVLRIPSEQGRHKAFSTCLPHLAVLSLFVSTSSFAYLKPPSISSPSLDLALSVLYSVVPPALNALIYSLRNQELKAAVCKMMTGWF; from the coding sequence atgtccaacagcagctccatcaggcacttcctcctgctggcattggcagacacgcggcagctgcagctcctgcacttctgcctcttgctgggcatctccctggctgccctcctgggcaacggcctcatcatcagcgccgtagcctgcggccaccacctgcacacgcccatgttcttcttcctgctcaacctggccctcagtgacctgggctccatctgcaccactgtccccaaagccatgcacaatttcctctgggacaccagcaccatctcctactcaggatgtgctgttcAGCTATTTATGCTTGTCTTCTTCATTGGGACAGaggtttccctcctgaccatcatgtgctatgaccgctacgtgtccatctgcaaacccctgcactacaggaccctcctgggcagcagagcttgtgcccacatggcagcagctgcctgggccagtgcctttctcaatgctctggtacacacagccaatacattttccctgcccctgtgccatggcaatgccctgggccagttcttctgtgaaatcccacccatcctcaaactctcctgctcacactccaaactCAGGGAACATGGAATTATTGTGGTCAATGTCTGTTtatcatttggctgttttgtgttcatggttttctcctatgtgcagatcttcagggctgtgctgaggatcccctctgagcagggacggcacaaagccttctccacctgcctccctcacctggccgtgctctccctgtttgtcagcacttccAGTTTTGCatacttgaagcccccctccatctcctccccatccttggatctcgccctgtcagttctgtactcggtggtgcctccagccctgaacgccctcatctacagcctgaggaaccaggagctcaaggctgcagtgtgcaaaatgatgactggatggttt